Proteins from a single region of Equus asinus isolate D_3611 breed Donkey chromosome 17, EquAss-T2T_v2, whole genome shotgun sequence:
- the LOC106827236 gene encoding olfactory receptor 4X2-like, with the protein MANTHNVTEFIFLGLSPNQDVQKVCFVLFLFLYTAIVLGNLLIVLTVMTSRSLGSPLYFFLCYLSFVEICYSSTTAPKLITDLLAEKKTISLWGCMTQLFFIHFFGGTEMFLLTVMAYDRYVAICKPLNYTTIMNRQVCTVLVGAAWVGGFVHSFAQILLIFHLPFCGPNVIDHYFCDLLPLLKLACSDTFLIGLLIVANGGTLSVISFMVLLTSYVIILLHLRTQSSEGQRKALSTCGSHITVVSLFFGPCIFIYLRPFTTLSVDKMVTVFYTVITPLLNPVIYSLRNTEVKKAMKRLWIKTMKLDEKWRVESSY; encoded by the coding sequence ATGGCTAACACACACAATGTGACTGAGTTCATTTTTCTGGGACTTTCTCCCAATCAGGATGTGCAGAAAGTTTGCTTTGTGCTGTTTCTGTTCTTGTACACAGCAATTGTGCTGGGGAATCTCCTCATTGTGCTCACTGTCATGACCAGCAGAAGTCTTGGTTCCCCCTTGTACTTCTTCCTCTGCTACCTGTCCTTTGTGGAGATCTGCTACTCGTCTACCACAGCCCCCAAACTCATCACAGATTTGCTGGCTGAAAAAAAAACCATATCTCTGTGGGGCTGCATGACACAGCTTTTCTTCATCCACTTCTTTGGTGGCACTGAGATGTTCCTGCTcactgtgatggcctatgaccgctatgtggccatctgtaagcccctAAACTACACCACCATCATGAACAGGCAGGTGTGTACTGTTCTGGTGGGAGCAGCATGGGTGGGGGGCTTTGTGCATTCCTTTGCCCAAATTCTTCTCATCTTCCACTtgcccttctgtggccccaatgtGATAGACCACTATTTCTGTGACCTGCTTCCTCTGCTCAAACTTGCCTGCTCTGACACCTTCCTCATTGGTCTACTGATTGTTGCCAATGGGGGGACCTTGTCTGTGATCAGCTTTATGGTCCTCTTAACCTCCTATGTAATCATCTTGCTCCATCTGAGGACTCAAAGTTCTGAGGGGCAGCGCAAGGCCCTCTCCACCTGTGGGTCCCATATCACCGTGGTTTCCTTGTTCTTTGGGCCCTGCATCTTCATCTATCTGAGGCCTTTTACCACTCTGTCTGTGGACAAGATGGTCACCGTGTTCTACACAGTGATCACTCCACTCCTCAACCCTGTCATCTACTCCTTGAGAAATACAGAAGTGAAGAAGGCCATGAAGAGGCTGTGGATCAAGACAATGAAACTAGATGAGAAGTGGAGGGTAGAGTCTTCGTATTGA